The Methanocorpusculum vombati genome segment TTGTTACAGCCGCAGGTGATCGTGTCACGGTGCCGCGCCCGATCGCTGCCGACATCACGGAGATGATGCCGGAAGGCGAGTTCGATCTTATCGTCTGCTCGAATGTGATAAATGAGCTGGCGGTTTATGGTGATGCAAAAACCGATCTGATGCTGCGGCTTTCGGAGCGTCTTGTGCCGGACGGAAACCTGATTCTGCTTGAACCGGCAGATCTTTCGAACGCGACAATGCTGCGGGATCTTTCCCGCGATCTGAAGCGCCGCGGTCTTACGCTGTATGCGCCGTGCAATGATATCCGGGGCGTGCACTGTACTGTTTCTCCCTGCTGGACGTTTGCAACCTACGCAGACATCCGGCCGACGCGGCTGATGTTTGCGTTAGGCGGTGAGGAGGAAAAGTTCCGGTTCGTGAACACGGACGTGAAGTTTTCGTATGCAATTCTCCGCAAAGATGGTCACCGGCGCTGCGGCTACCGGGTGCCCGCTGCGGCGAAGCGGGCACGGCTTTCCCAGCTGAAGAAACACGCGGGCAAACGTATTCACGTGACCGTGTCGGTGATGTCCGCAGAGATCGGGGATGCGAAGAACTATCTGTATCTCGTCTGCGACGGAACGGGAGATACCCCGACGTATGTTGCGCTTCCTGCGCATCACCGCAATCCCGAACATGAGGCGCTGCTGTCTGCTCCGTACGGGGCGGTGGTTGCGATCGATTCGGTTCTGGTGCGGTTCAATGCGAAACAGAACGCCTACAATCTGCTGATGGGTCCGGAAAGTTTCACGCGGCTGATTGTGGGTGTTGCGGGAGCGTCCGCCCCGGATAAGATTGCGGCGCTGAAGGAGAAGTATGGGCGGGGCAGTGCGATGAAGAACGGCGCCCGTCCTCCGGTTCGCCGGCGAAAGCCGGACGCGAAGAAAAAATAATTTTTTTTGGTGGCCCTGTTGGTGTTCAGTATTTTTGCGTAGGAATACGACAGGGCAATGTTTGCCACTTAGACAGTCCATGAGTTTGGGCAGGGATTTCTATCGAGGAGCTACAGGGTGAGTTCCAGTTCACATAGCAAAGCATATGGTTGTAACCCAATGCTTTTTTGAAAAGCATTGGGTTACCGTATGGTAAATTGGCTTCAATGAAAAATGGAATCCGTGCACTGAAGGAAAAGTATGAATTGATCGGGTCAGTATGTGTTTGATGTTTGGATCACTCAGCAACCTGTATCTCCCAGCTCATCGCCGCCCCGCCGCCGATCGGCTCCAGCGTCACCAGGTACTCGCCTGCCGGCACCGGTGCAGTCACGGACCAGATGTTTACGCCGTCATCACCCGCAGTAACCGGCACGACGCCGGACCATCCGGAAAACTCCTGAACCGATCCCTTCGGCTGAGCCGTGAAGTACGGCTCAATGGAGACGGCCAGCTCCTTTTCGGTGGAGAAAAGAGTTGTACCGGAGAGGGTGATCATCCCGTTCTCCGGAACATACCCGATCGGCTCCGCAGCCGAAACACGGAACAGTCCGGCAAACCATGCCGCGATCTGATCCCAGATACCCGGTTCCGGTGTGGGTTCCGGCGTCGCGACCGTTGTCGGAACAGTCGTCGGAACTGTGGTCAAAACCTCGGTCGGCAACGCCGTAGCTGATGTACCGCCGGAAATTCCTGCACTCATCGAAGGCCGTCCGAGAGTTACCGTATAGGTCGAGTAGGACGCGTCCCGCAGAGAGTACCGGTTCGCCGGCCGGTCCACCGCAAAGATCGTATAGGTTCCCGCATCCAGCCGCCCGGACGTCTGCCACTTGTAGCTCCAGCGTCCGTTGCTCACACTCCGCGACACAAACGTGTCCGGATCATCCGTCACCGCGGCGACCGACGGGTTCGACAGCTTCGCACCGGCTGAAGGAAGGTTTGGCCCGGTCACAAACAGATACACCTTGTTCGTTCCGGGAGCAGCCCCGGAAAGCTCCACTGTCGATCCGATCGCATACCCTCCGGAGGATTGTGTCGGCCTTGGCGTTGAAACTGCCGTCGCACTCACCGAGCCCCGTGTCACCGACACCGACGTCGTGTCCGAACTTGAACCGTCCGAGACCTTGAAACGGAGGGTCGACGGATCGCCGCCGGACGTTGTCGTATACTCCACGCGGGCACGGCCCGAGGAGTCCAGCTTCACCGTTGCGGAGTCTGCCGACCCCGACACATCCGGCTGCCCGGCAAGAAGCTTCAGGTCAGGCCGATCGCCCGACGTCAGCGACAGCGTCACCGTCCCGAGCAGATCACCTCCCGAGATGGAGAGCGTAAAATCATTTCCGGCAATGACACTCGACGTCCCCGACAGACTCAGATCACTTGCCGCAGCAGCCGGGATAAAAACTGCCGCCGCGACAAGAAGGAGAAGAGAAAGTATCTGATATTGTCTCATTATGAAAAAATAGTGGACGCAAAAGATTATAGTGTTTTGGATTACACCGTGACGTCCACCGCGACCACACCGTACACATACGGTTTGTTTATGTCAAATGTCTTCACGCTTGCCGCCCGCGGCAGCATCACCGTGACGACACGCTCATTTGCCGGATAAATCCGGTCGATCTTTGTCACATACGGAATCCCGGCACTGACAACCTCTTCATAGCTTGCCGGCGACCAGCCGTTCTCAACCTGATCGGTGTTGTACACAAAGAACGTATAGCGGATGTTGTATCCGTCTTTGCGGAGATCCCGGACTGCAACTGCCTTCATCGTCAGCTCAACGTTACCTGCCTCCTCCGTGGATTTCTTTGCCGTCAGCGTGTAGGTGACACCCGGTGTGTCCGGCAGAATCTTCACCGACTCAAGCGGCGCCGGGGTCTCCGTCGGTGTTGCGGTGGGTGCGGGTGTTTCTCCGCCGCCGTCCGGATTCACGCATCCTGCGGCAAACATCAGACAGCCAAGCAGCAGAATCACTGCAAACAGATGTGAATATTTCATAGAAAACTATCAGCGGGAAAACAGATAGAAATTGTGGTAAAAAAATTAGTTGATCTCAACACCCTGCAGCAGAACCCTGTGCTCCGGAATCACATGTCCCACAACCTTTGCACCGTCAACTATTGCCAGAATCTTCGCAACGCTTGCCTCGGGCACGATGAATGCAAAGCCCATGCCCATATTGAACGTCCGGTACAGCTCGTTCGTCTCAAGCTCACCCTTCTCTTTGATCCACTGCAAAATCTCCGGAACCGGCATAGGATCATCGATGGAAAAACCGTACTCACTGATACGCAGGAAGTTTAAGAGACCGCCGCCCGTTACATGGCACATACCGTGCACCTCGACCGCCCGGCAGACGTCCAGCACCTCGGAGTAGATACGGGTAGGTGTAATCAGTGCCGACCCGACCGTCTTTCCGGACGGGAGCTTTACCGCGTAGCCGCCGTTCTCGGTTGCCACTTTGCGTGCGAGGGTGTAGCCGTTTGAGTGAACACCGGTACTTGCAACACCAATGATCACATCGCCCGGCGCAATCTTCTCGCCGGTGACCACACGGTCGCGGTCCTGCACGCCGAGACACGTTCCCGCAAGGTCAAGACCGTTGATCATACCCTTCAGCGTTGCCGTCTCGCCGCCGACGATGTTCATGTTTGCAAGCTTTGCGCCCTCATTTAACCCGACACCGATCTGAATCATCTGTTCGGTGTTGATACCTTCGGTTGCGATGTAGTCAACGAACGCCACCGGTTCGATGTTCATCACGTACATGTCGTTGACGTTCATCGCAATGCAGTCGATACCGACCGTTGTCCAGTCGCCGAGATCATCGGCGACCCGCATCTTCGTCCCGACCCCGTCGGTGCAGAGGGAGAGGACTTTGGATCCGAAATCGATCAGGCCGGCGAAGTGACCGACACCGCCGAGCATACCGTGCTCGCCGGATCGTTTGTAGCTCAGCTGGTGAATCAGTGCCTTGACGCCGTCGGCCTCAAGGTTGATGTCAACACCCGCGTCCTTGTAGGAATATTTTTTACTCATGCTTCTTCCTCTTCTTCCAGATGATACTCTTCGTGAATTGCCCGCACGGCTTTTACCCCGTCCGCCTGCTTGACCACAAAGGAAACGTTTACCTCTGACCCTTGCGAGAGCATCATCACGTTGATACCGGCAACGCCGAGACCATGGAAGATACGTCCCAGGGTTCCGCAGGTTCCTGCCATTCCCGCACCGACGATTGAGACAACCGCAACGTCGCGGTCAAAGTCAAACTCACGGATGAATCCCTTCTGTTTTACCTCGGCAAGAGCGGTGAGTGCTGCATCCAGCTGTTCCTCGGTGATGATCATGGAGATGGTCATCTCAGATGATCCCTGCGAGATCAGCATTACGTTGACACCGGCTTCCGCCAGTGTCGTGAATATCGCACCGGCAACTCCGGGCTTGCCTGCCATGATGGCGCCGCCGACTTTGATGAGGCAGCTGTTCTGTATCAATGATATTGCTTTCACAATTCTCTTGTCTGCATGCGGCTCGCGGATAACGACCGTTCCCGGATGATCCGGGTTGAAGGTGTTTTTGACGCGGACCGGGATGTTCTTCTGCATCGCAGGAACCAGTGCCCGCGGATGGATAACCTTTGCGCCGAAGTAGGACATCTCCATCATCTCAAGGAAGGAGATGGAGTTTATCACGCGTGCTTCGGGAATGAGGCGAGGGTCGGTGGTCATGACGCCGTCCACATCGGTCCAGATAAGAATCTCGTCGGCGTCGATTCCTGCACCGACGATTGCACCCGAGTAGTCGGAACCGCTGCGGCCGAGTGTGGTGACCGCACCGTCCGCCGCACAACCCATGTATCCCATGACAACCGGCACCTGTTCGGTGAGGAGTGCGCCGACCCGCGCCTGAATGCGGGCATAGCTTTCGGGAAGTGCCGTTGCGCCGTTGTGGACGCCGTCGGTCAGAATGCCTGCGTCGCATCCGCTCATGTAGCAGCTCGGGATACCGGCCTGCCGGAGTGCGGCACTGATGATCGGTGCGGACAGCCGCTCACCGAACGAGATGATGTAGTCCTTGGACCTTGGGGTGAGTTCACGGAGGTTGTGAACGGCGAGCAGGATATTGGCAAGCTTCGTGAGACGTGAGTCGAGGTACTCGCCGATCTCCTTTACATAGTCCGGTGCAACCGCCTCCAGCACCTTCATGTGGCGGCTGCGGATCGATGCGATGAACGCGTCAAGGGCGGGTTTCTGTTTGCAGTTGATGACCTCTTCGGCGGTTGCGATCAGCTGATCGGTTACGCGGGTCATGGCAGAGACCACTACGGCGATTTCGTTTCCGGCATCGCGGGATTCCTTGACGATCTTGACCACATTGGCAATGCATTTTTCATCGCCGACGGATGTTCCTCCAAACTTCATTACGAGTCGCATCGAATTTAGCACCTGTGATAATAATGTGCTATCAGGTGGGCGTTGTGAGGTGATATAAATTGTCCACGCAGGCGGAAGGGCAAATGAAAAAAAGAGTTAGTTGGTGTTCTTGCGGTACACGTTTAAGCCGATCTTAACGTCGTGTTCCGGGACAATCGGCTGGTTGCCTTCGGTCGAGGCGATGATGACGGACTTTCCTGAGGAGGAAACCCCGTACTCTTTGGTGATGTCAACTTTAATGGTCAGGATGTTTCCTTCAAGTTTCATTTCAACATTTTTCATATGAATACCTCACAGGGAAATTATATAGTCTTTTCTGCAAACCTTCAAAAAATATTACCGCCGGGCAGGCC includes the following:
- a CDS encoding small ribosomal subunit Rsm22 family protein, giving the protein MDSVSKRHVLTDDEGTRLQKLIETRSSDPRLDSLTLSYIEKISGKKWMDESVLEKIRIAITAQKDSYWKEGERRVVQYKGGYSVLGYMAYQMPGYVAEFSEFFLRLLREGLIRDHIRILDVGAGPGTVAVAVARVLELCDGVTAEIVSLERSEVFREAYQTIVPAFVTAAGDRVTVPRPIAADITEMMPEGEFDLIVCSNVINELAVYGDAKTDLMLRLSERLVPDGNLILLEPADLSNATMLRDLSRDLKRRGLTLYAPCNDIRGVHCTVSPCWTFATYADIRPTRLMFALGGEEEKFRFVNTDVKFSYAILRKDGHRRCGYRVPAAAKRARLSQLKKHAGKRIHVTVSVMSAEIGDAKNYLYLVCDGTGDTPTYVALPAHHRNPEHEALLSAPYGAVVAIDSVLVRFNAKQNAYNLLMGPESFTRLIVGVAGASAPDKIAALKEKYGRGSAMKNGARPPVRRRKPDAKKK
- the purM gene encoding phosphoribosylformylglycinamidine cyclo-ligase, whose protein sequence is MSKKYSYKDAGVDINLEADGVKALIHQLSYKRSGEHGMLGGVGHFAGLIDFGSKVLSLCTDGVGTKMRVADDLGDWTTVGIDCIAMNVNDMYVMNIEPVAFVDYIATEGINTEQMIQIGVGLNEGAKLANMNIVGGETATLKGMINGLDLAGTCLGVQDRDRVVTGEKIAPGDVIIGVASTGVHSNGYTLARKVATENGGYAVKLPSGKTVGSALITPTRIYSEVLDVCRAVEVHGMCHVTGGGLLNFLRISEYGFSIDDPMPVPEILQWIKEKGELETNELYRTFNMGMGFAFIVPEASVAKILAIVDGAKVVGHVIPEHRVLLQGVEIN
- a CDS encoding aspartate kinase translates to MRLVMKFGGTSVGDEKCIANVVKIVKESRDAGNEIAVVVSAMTRVTDQLIATAEEVINCKQKPALDAFIASIRSRHMKVLEAVAPDYVKEIGEYLDSRLTKLANILLAVHNLRELTPRSKDYIISFGERLSAPIISAALRQAGIPSCYMSGCDAGILTDGVHNGATALPESYARIQARVGALLTEQVPVVMGYMGCAADGAVTTLGRSGSDYSGAIVGAGIDADEILIWTDVDGVMTTDPRLIPEARVINSISFLEMMEMSYFGAKVIHPRALVPAMQKNIPVRVKNTFNPDHPGTVVIREPHADKRIVKAISLIQNSCLIKVGGAIMAGKPGVAGAIFTTLAEAGVNVMLISQGSSEMTISMIITEEQLDAALTALAEVKQKGFIREFDFDRDVAVVSIVGAGMAGTCGTLGRIFHGLGVAGINVMMLSQGSEVNVSFVVKQADGVKAVRAIHEEYHLEEEEEA